One region of Wyeomyia smithii strain HCP4-BCI-WySm-NY-G18 chromosome 3, ASM2978416v1, whole genome shotgun sequence genomic DNA includes:
- the LOC129730305 gene encoding uncharacterized protein LOC129730305: MGYGLTSKDVRSLAYKKANENGIPHPFNLSTKLSGKDWFKQFVHRNPPLTLRQPEDTSMARMKGFNRESVKIFFKLLEEAFATHNYPPSRVANMDETAVSTVPTKTNKVIAKKGERRVAGVTSAERGITTTVKFSMSASGNYLPPTFIFPRIRMQESWKCGALQDSKFLCSASGWSNMETCNTWMDHFIEHFKPTEKDPMLLILDGHTSHSRNFSMLSNTVNAFMKNNPGQVVTLNNICALVKEAFVRTATMETAENGFKATGIIPFNPNIFTSKDFAPSDALEALAHDVNEKNTPIISTRAETISSNQSSNEASLLPEDAPTAVETVDGNQICVVEGTYSDSYTVPAEEFQLCNTQVVDEST; this comes from the exons ATGGGATATGGCCTGACTTCTAAAGATGTCCGCAGTTTGGCGTATAAAAAGGCAAACGAGAACGGTATTCCCCATCCGTTTAATCTTTCCACTAAACTTTCTGGAAAGGATTGGTTCAAGCAGTTTGTGCATCGAAACCCTCCTTTGACATTGCGGCAGCCAGAAGACACATCGATGGCACGTATGAAAGGATTCAACCGTGAGAGcgtcaagattttttttaagctGCTCGAAGAAGCTTTTGCAACCCATAATTACCCACCCAGCAGAGTAGCGAACATGGATGAAACAGCAGTTAGCACC GTAcctacaaaaacaaataaagttATTGCGAAGAAGGGAGAAAGGCGCGTTGCTGGAGTTACTTCGGCTGAGCGGGGAATCACCACAACAGTCAAATTTTCAATGTCAGCGAGCGGCAATTATCTGCCACCGACATTTATATTTCCCCGTATAAGGATGCAAGAGTCGTGGAAATGCGGTGCTCTGCAAGATTCAAAGTTCTTGTGCTCTGCAAGCGGTTGGAGCAACATGGAAACATGTAACACGTGGATGGATCATTTCATAGAACATTTCAAACCTACCGAAAAAGATCCGATGCTACTAATATTGGATGGGCATACAAGCCACTCCAGAAATTTCAGTATGCTTTCTAATACAGTGAATGCTTTTATGAAGAATAATCCCGGACAGGTTGTAACATTAAACAATATATGCGCGTTGGTCAAAGAGGCATTTGTTCGTACGGCTACAATGGAAACTGCTGAAAATGGATTTAAAGCCACCGGAATTATTCCATTCAATCCCAACATTTTTACCAGCAAAGACTTTGCACCATCTGACGCGCTCGAAGCGCTTGCTCACGACGTCAACGAGAAGAATACACCGATCATTTCTACTAGGGCCGAAACAATTTCTTCGAATCAAAGTTCAAACGAAGCTTCACTACTACCGGAAGATGCACCTACGGCAGTTGAGACAGTTGACGGAAACCAAATTTGTGTGGTGGAAGGTACATATTCGGATTCGTACACAGTCCCTGCAGAAGAGTTCCAATTGTGCAATACTCAAGTAGTGGATGAGTCAACATAA